The Bos javanicus breed banteng chromosome 18, ARS-OSU_banteng_1.0, whole genome shotgun sequence genome has a segment encoding these proteins:
- the CCL22 gene encoding C-C motif chemokine 22, which produces MASLQTPLLAALILLAMILQATEAGPYGANVEDSVCCRDYIRYPLPLRLVKYYYWTSNSCRRPGVVLLTVKDREICADPKQHWVKKILQKLNQ; this is translated from the exons ATGGCCAGCCTGCAGACCCCTCTCCTGGCTGCCCTCATCCTCCTGGCTATGATACTTCAAGCAACAGAGGCAG GCCCCTACGGTGCCAACGTGGAGGACAGCGTCTGTTGCCGGGACTACATCCGTTACCCTCTGCCCCTGCGTTTGGTGAAATATTACTACTGGACTTCAAATTCCTGCCGGAGACCTGGCGTGGT CTTGCTGACTGTGAAGGACCGAGAGATCTGTGCTGACCCCAAACAACACTGGGTGAAGAAGATTCTCCAGAAGCTGAACCAATGA